The Ensifer canadensis genomic sequence GCTCACATTGCTAACATTCAGAGTTTCCATTGTGCAGGCCTTTCGAGAAATGGCTGTTGAGTGGCGTTGGCGGCGCTCCTGACCAACAGGCGGTCAGGAGCGGGCGTCGGCTACTTCGAAGCCTCTTTCGCGTAGGCGCTGTTGACGTAGGGGGCGTAGTCGTCGAGCGCCTTGTCGATTTGCTTCTGGTCGGCAAGGAATTTCGCGCTTTCCGTGAGCGCGCGCACAGCACCGCCGCCGAGCCAGGTTTCGGACGCCTGCTCCTGCGCTGTCGGGAACGAGAGCAAGTTCAGCGCTTCGACGGTGCCGGCGCCATCGCCGCCGATGAGCTTGACGATGTTCTGGACCGGTGCGGAGTCTGCCGTCCAGCTTGCGCCGTTTGCCTTGTAGTCGGCATAGGCTTCGGCCAGCACCTTGGTGAAGGCGGCCATGAACTTCGGATTTTCAGCTGCCCATTTCTTGTCGACCACCAGACCGTCGAAGGTCGGGACGCTGGCTGCGCCGATCGCCTCGGAATCTGAAATCACCTTGCCGGATTTCAGCAGTTCCGACAGGGCCGGAGGCCAGACATAGGCGGCATCGATATCGCCGCGCTGCCAGGCGGCCACGATCTGCGGTGGCTTCATGTTGAGGATGTTGACTTCGCGGGGATCGACCTTCCACACCTGCTCAAGGCCGACAAGGAGATGGAAGTGGGACGTCGAGACGAAGGGGACGCCGACGGAGCGGCCGACCAGATCTTCCGGCTTCTCGATGCCCGAACCTTCGCGGGCGACAAGCGCTTCCGACTTGCCGATATTGTCGAGGATCCAGAACAGCTCGAGATCGACGCCGCGCGTTGCCGCGGCCGTGGTGCCGGTGGAGCCGATGACGCCGATCGGCACGTTGCCCGATGCAAGCGCCGTCGAGATATCGCCGCCAGAGCTGAACTGCCGCCAGTCGACGAGATAGCCAGCCTCTTTCGCGGCGGCGTCGAAACGGCCGTCGGCGATGGCGGCAATGAACGGGCCGACGATCTGCTGGTAGCCGATGATCACATTGGTCTCGGCGCGGGCAAGACTTGAGGTCAGGAGGCCGGCCGCAATCGTGGCCGCCCCCGCCATGGTTTTCAAGGCGTTGGAATAGAACATTTGTTTCCCTCTGGTTCCGACCCCGTTTTTCGGGATCTGTCGACTGTTATGCCGATCTCATTTTCGACCATAAGGGATAAAGCAGCTTTCCGGTTTGCTTTATAGCCAGATTGAAAGTTAGATAAGTCCAGATTGGCCGATAGGGGATCGGACGTGGCACGCATCTCGGTTTCGGAAACCATTTTCTTCATCGACCGGGCGAGCCGTACGAGCCTGCAGGCGCAGATCCGCGAGACGGTCGTCTCCGCCGTGCTGTCAGGGCGGCTGCCACCCGGTGCCCTGCTGCCGTCGACGCGCAAGCTTGCGAGCTATCTCAACATTTCGCGCCTCACCGTCACGCTTGCCTATCAGGAGTTGGCGACCCAGGGCTATCTCGATGCGGCCGACCGCAGCAGCTACCGCGTTGCCGACAAGCCGCCGTTCAACGTGCTTGATGCGGACGTGGCGAAGCCGGGGGCGGATGCGGTGGATTGGTCGTCCAAGCTGCGCTCGACCTTTCGCGTTGCCAAGCAGATGCGCAAGCCGCTCGACTGGCGGCGGTATCCCTATCCTTTCCTCTATGGCCAGATGGACCCGTCGCTGTTCGATCTCACCGCCTGGCGCGACTGCGCCCGGCGCGCGCTGGCGCGCGAAGATTTCGAACTCATGGCAGGCGATTTCGCCGCGTCTGACGATGTGCAACTGGTCAACTACATCTGTTCGCGCACGCTGCCGGGGCGCGGCATCCGGGCCAATCCCGACGAGATCCTGGTGACGGTGGGAGCGCAGAATGCGCTCTGGATCGTCATTCAGCTGTTGCTGCGGCGCGGGTCCCATGCTGTGTGCGAAAACCCCTGCCACCCGGATATGAGCGCCTCGCTGCAACTGAGCGGCGCAAAGGTGACGGTGCTTGACGTCGATGAAGGCGGGCTACCGCCGGCGGCCCTGCCGCATGAGATCGATGCCGTGTTTGTGACGCCGAGCCATCATTCGCCGACGGGTGCGACCATGCCGATGGATCGCCGTGTAGCACTGCTCGAAGCCGCCTCAAGCAGGGACTTCGTCATCATCGAGGACGATTACGAGTTCGAGATGAGCTTTCTCGCGCCACCGTCGCCGGCGCTGAAGGCCTTCGACAGAAACGGGCGGGTCTTTTACATCGGCAGCTTTTCGAAGTCGCTTTTCCCCGGCCTGCGGCTTGGCTATCTCGTCGCACCGGCGCCCGTCATCCGGGAGGCGCGGGCGCTCCGTGCCCTGATGCTGCGCCATCCGCCCGGCCACCTCCAGCGCACCGCTGCCTATTTTCTGGCGCTCGGTCACTATGACGCCGTGCTTCACAGGATGCGGGAAGAGTACCACCTGCGCCATCGGGTAATGGCAGACGCGCTCAACGCCAACGGGCTTAAGATCGCCGGTTCGGCAGCGTTCGGCGGAACCTCCTTCTGGATCGAAGGCCCTGACGGTCTCGATGCGGACAGGCTGATGGCCGATCTGCGGGAAGACGGGGTTCTGATCGAATCCGGATCGCCGTTCTTTCCGAACGACGAGGAAAGCTGCCGCTTTTTCCGCATGGGATACTCGTCGATCGGCAGAGACCGCATAGCCGAAGGCGTGAAGCTGACGGCAAACAGAATGGCGCAGTCTTGAAACCGGTCCTCACTTCTCGCCGTTGCGGCGACCCGGCGAACGGTTGCTATCCGTTCGACAGCAGGGCCAGGATTTCTGTGCGATTGAGTTTTTTCCCGGTGGCGACGTCGAAAATCCGGAGCGCGATCTTGTTGGCGGGCGGGTCCGATTGCGTGCAGTTGTTCTGCGTGCACCACTCCGCCAGCGCCTCACGCATCTCTACGACATCGGTTACAGGCGGATTGCGTGTGTCTGTCATGGCTGAACCTCAATTTCGGCCCAAGCTTAGGTTCTGTGCGGTAGCGCCACAACTCTGAGAAATCAGGGGGATTCGGCGGTTTTGCCCCCAGAAAGCGCTGGGCGTCATGCTTGGCGCGCAACGCTTTCAGCTGGGGCAACATCCCCCGTCTGGCGGATATGCGCCTCGATCAGGCGTTTGAGGCCGGCGACATCGCGGGCTTCGAGCGCATCGACCATCATATGATGCTCGCGTGCGGACCGCTCGACGCGGGCTCTTGTGCGCCACTGCGAGACCGGTGCCGAAGAGGTGCGTTGGCGGATTTCGGAAACGAGGTCCACAAGCTCGTGATTGCCTGACAGAAGCAGCAGTTCGCGGTGGAAAGCGAGGTTGGACTCGTAATGCT encodes the following:
- the tauA gene encoding taurine ABC transporter substrate-binding protein; translation: MFYSNALKTMAGAATIAAGLLTSSLARAETNVIIGYQQIVGPFIAAIADGRFDAAAKEAGYLVDWRQFSSGGDISTALASGNVPIGVIGSTGTTAAATRGVDLELFWILDNIGKSEALVAREGSGIEKPEDLVGRSVGVPFVSTSHFHLLVGLEQVWKVDPREVNILNMKPPQIVAAWQRGDIDAAYVWPPALSELLKSGKVISDSEAIGAASVPTFDGLVVDKKWAAENPKFMAAFTKVLAEAYADYKANGASWTADSAPVQNIVKLIGGDGAGTVEALNLLSFPTAQEQASETWLGGGAVRALTESAKFLADQKQIDKALDDYAPYVNSAYAKEASK
- a CDS encoding PLP-dependent aminotransferase family protein produces the protein MARISVSETIFFIDRASRTSLQAQIRETVVSAVLSGRLPPGALLPSTRKLASYLNISRLTVTLAYQELATQGYLDAADRSSYRVADKPPFNVLDADVAKPGADAVDWSSKLRSTFRVAKQMRKPLDWRRYPYPFLYGQMDPSLFDLTAWRDCARRALAREDFELMAGDFAASDDVQLVNYICSRTLPGRGIRANPDEILVTVGAQNALWIVIQLLLRRGSHAVCENPCHPDMSASLQLSGAKVTVLDVDEGGLPPAALPHEIDAVFVTPSHHSPTGATMPMDRRVALLEAASSRDFVIIEDDYEFEMSFLAPPSPALKAFDRNGRVFYIGSFSKSLFPGLRLGYLVAPAPVIREARALRALMLRHPPGHLQRTAAYFLALGHYDAVLHRMREEYHLRHRVMADALNANGLKIAGSAAFGGTSFWIEGPDGLDADRLMADLREDGVLIESGSPFFPNDEESCRFFRMGYSSIGRDRIAEGVKLTANRMAQS